In Streptomyces puniciscabiei, a single genomic region encodes these proteins:
- the serC gene encoding phosphoserine transaminase: MADIQIPADIKPADGRFGAGPSKVRTEALDALAATGTSLMGTSHRQAPVKNLVGKVREGISELFSLPEGYEVILGNGGSTAFWDIATHGLIENKSQHLSFGEFSSKFAKAAKLAPWLAEPTVISADPGTHPEAQAEAGVDVYAFTHNETSTGVAMPIKRVSGADSGSLVLVDATSGAGGLPVDVAETDVYYFAPQKSFASDGGLWIGVFSPAAIERAERVHASGRHVPEFFSLPTAIDNSRKNQTYNTPALATLFLLNQQLEWLNGQGGLAWSTARTKDSSTRLYSWAEESKYATPFVTDPAKRSQVIGTIDFSEEIDAAAVAKVLRANGIVDTEPYRKLGRNQLRIAMFPAIDPVDVEALTKCVDYVIERL, from the coding sequence GTGGCCGACATCCAGATTCCCGCTGACATCAAGCCCGCCGACGGACGTTTCGGCGCGGGCCCCTCCAAGGTGCGCACAGAGGCGCTGGACGCCCTCGCCGCGACCGGTACGTCCCTGATGGGCACCTCCCACCGCCAGGCGCCCGTCAAGAACCTGGTCGGCAAGGTCCGCGAGGGCATCTCCGAGCTGTTCTCCCTCCCCGAGGGCTACGAGGTGATCCTCGGCAACGGCGGCTCGACCGCCTTCTGGGACATCGCCACCCACGGCCTGATCGAGAACAAGTCCCAGCACCTGAGCTTCGGCGAGTTCTCCTCCAAGTTCGCCAAGGCCGCCAAGCTGGCCCCCTGGCTGGCCGAGCCCACCGTCATCTCCGCCGACCCCGGCACCCACCCCGAGGCGCAGGCGGAGGCGGGCGTCGACGTCTACGCCTTCACCCACAACGAGACCTCGACGGGCGTCGCGATGCCCATCAAGCGGGTCTCGGGCGCGGACTCCGGTTCCCTCGTCCTCGTGGACGCGACGAGCGGCGCCGGCGGCCTCCCGGTCGACGTCGCCGAGACCGACGTCTACTACTTCGCCCCGCAGAAGTCCTTCGCCTCCGACGGCGGCCTGTGGATCGGCGTCTTCTCCCCGGCCGCCATCGAGCGCGCCGAGCGCGTCCACGCCTCCGGCCGCCACGTCCCGGAGTTCTTCTCGCTCCCCACGGCGATCGACAACTCCCGCAAGAACCAGACGTACAACACCCCGGCCCTCGCCACCCTGTTCCTCCTCAACCAGCAGCTGGAGTGGCTCAACGGCCAGGGCGGCCTGGCCTGGTCCACGGCGCGTACCAAGGACTCCTCGACCCGCCTGTACTCCTGGGCGGAGGAGTCCAAGTACGCCACCCCGTTCGTCACCGACCCGGCCAAGCGCTCGCAGGTCATCGGCACGATCGACTTCTCCGAGGAGATCGACGCGGCCGCCGTCGCCAAGGTGCTGCGCGCCAACGGCATCGTCGACACCGAGCCGTACCGCAAGCTCGGCCGCAACCAGCTGCGCATCGCGATGTTCCCGGCGATCGACCCGGTGGACGTCGAGGCGCTGACGAAGTGCGTGGACTACGTGATCGAGAGGCTCTGA
- a CDS encoding DinB family protein: MKIPDRRIELFTGTGSEQRFSGPATGDERNMLVAVLDAQRATLKLKCSGLGPELARRSVSPSSLSLLGLVRHLADVERRWFRAVLAGQEVELRFSSTDAPEGDFDGADPDPGVVAESWAAWHDEVAFAEAFVAEAAHLDIEGHDAWRGTVSLRWVLVHMIEEYARHNGHADLLRERIDGAVGV, from the coding sequence ATGAAGATTCCCGACCGGCGGATCGAACTGTTCACCGGCACCGGCAGCGAGCAGCGGTTCAGCGGCCCCGCGACCGGTGACGAGCGGAACATGCTCGTGGCCGTGCTGGACGCCCAGCGTGCCACCCTGAAGCTGAAGTGCTCCGGTCTGGGGCCCGAGTTGGCCCGGCGGTCCGTGTCCCCGTCCTCGCTCTCCCTGCTCGGCCTCGTCCGGCACCTCGCCGACGTGGAACGCCGCTGGTTCCGGGCCGTGCTCGCCGGACAGGAGGTCGAGCTGCGCTTCTCCTCCACGGACGCCCCCGAGGGCGACTTCGACGGCGCCGATCCCGATCCCGGGGTCGTCGCGGAGTCCTGGGCGGCCTGGCACGACGAGGTGGCCTTCGCGGAGGCCTTCGTCGCCGAGGCGGCGCACCTCGACATCGAGGGCCACGACGCCTGGCGGGGGACCGTCTCCCTGCGCTGGGTGCTCGTCCACATGATCGAGGAGTACGCCCGGCACAACGGACACGCCGACCTGCTCCGCGAACGCATCGACGGCGCGGTCGGGGTGTGA
- a CDS encoding SGNH/GDSL hydrolase family protein, which yields MLRFMPVGDSMTIGSAGEHTWRYRLWRHLRDTYDGPFTFVGPREELYDKATDAPTSHAYADPDFPRRHLAGWGEGWLHMAPLIGDAVREHRADVLLVSLGLIDLGFYTNPEQTAENVRAFVASARQARPRIRMVLLPVIPNIRAEADAPFAAQVDLFNVLLAKTVADLDEPRSPVLLASRPEGYDIHSDTYDGTHPNASGEHRIAGAFAGAMWEAWGVGRAYAA from the coding sequence ATGCTCAGGTTCATGCCCGTAGGTGACTCCATGACGATCGGGAGCGCCGGCGAGCACACATGGCGCTACCGGCTGTGGCGGCATCTGCGCGACACGTACGACGGCCCGTTCACCTTCGTCGGCCCGCGCGAGGAGCTCTACGACAAGGCGACCGACGCGCCCACGTCCCACGCCTACGCCGACCCCGACTTCCCCCGCCGCCACCTGGCCGGCTGGGGCGAGGGCTGGCTGCACATGGCTCCGCTCATCGGCGACGCGGTACGGGAGCACCGGGCGGACGTGCTGCTGGTCTCCCTCGGCCTGATCGACCTGGGCTTCTACACCAACCCCGAGCAGACGGCGGAGAACGTGCGGGCCTTCGTCGCGAGTGCCCGCCAGGCCCGGCCGCGCATCCGCATGGTGCTGCTGCCGGTGATCCCGAACATACGGGCCGAGGCCGACGCGCCCTTCGCCGCGCAGGTGGACCTCTTCAACGTCCTGCTGGCTAAGACGGTCGCCGACCTGGACGAGCCCCGGTCGCCGGTCCTGCTGGCCTCGCGGCCGGAGGGGTACGACATCCACTCCGACACCTACGACGGCACGCATCCCAACGCCAGTGGCGAGCACCGGATCGCGGGGGCCTTCGCGGGGGCGATGTGGGAGGCGTGGGGGGTCGGACGGGCGTACGCGGCCTGA